The Populus nigra chromosome 4, ddPopNigr1.1, whole genome shotgun sequence genome contains the following window.
AGCAGAATCAAATTGGATAAAAGGTTCAAAGTTGAAGGAATCAAACCGGTGATTTGGTTGTAGGAAAGATCTAGAAGAATCAAATTGGATAAAAGGCCCAAAGTTGAAGGAATCAAATCACTGATACTGTTTGAACTCAAATGTAATTCTTCCAAATTTTTCAAGTTCTGTATTTTTAAAGGGATGATTCTGTTGATTTGGTTGTGAGAGAGATCTAGCGTTGTCAAGCTTGTTAAATTGCGTAACGAAAAAGGAATCGAATTGGTGATTTGGTTGTAGGAAAGATCTAGAAGAATCAAATTGGATAAAAGGTCCAAAGTTGAAGGAATCAAACCACTGATACTGTTTGAACTCAAATGTAATTCTTCCAAATTTATCAAGTTCTGTATTTTCAAAGGGATGATTCCGTTGATTTGGTTGTGAGAGAGATCTAGCGTTGTCAAGCTTGTCAAATTGCGTAACGAAAAAGGAATCGAATTGGTGATTTGGTTGTAGGAAAGATCTAGAAGaatcaaattggataaaaaGCCCAAAGTTCTAGGAATCGAACCACTGATATTGTTTGAATccaaaattaattctttcaaatttgTCAAGTTTTGTATTTCTAAAAGGATGGATCCGTTGATTTGGTTGTGAGAGAGGTCTAGCGTTGTCAAGCTTGTTAAATTGTGTAATGAAAAAGGAATTGAATTGGTGATTTGGTTGTAGGAAAGATCTAGAAGAATCAAATTGGATAAAAGGCTCAAAGTTCTAGGAATCGAACCACTGATATTGTTTGAATccaaaattaattctttcaaatttgTCAAGTTTTGTATTTCTAAAAGGATGGATCCGTTGATTTGGTTTTGAGAGAGGTCTAGCGTTGTCAAGCTTGTTAAATTGcgtaatgaaaaagaaatcaaaccgATGATTTGGTTGTCAGAAAGatgtagaaaaatcaaattggaTAAAAGACCCAACGTTGAAGGAATGGAACCAACTAGGAAATTAGAGCAAAGATCTAAATCTTCAAGCTTCGTCAAATTTCCTATTTCCAAAGGAATGGATCCATTGATTTCGTTATCATGAAAGATCAAAGACCTCAACTTGGCTAAACTACCTATTGTTCGAGGGATTGGACCATTAAGTGTATTATAACTCACGTCCAAACTCTCTAGATTTTTCATGTTCCCTATTTCTCTTGGGAGGGCACCTTCGAGACTATTATGATCCATAAATAAATGCCTTAGATTTTCCAAGTGACAAAGTGCCGAGTGGATTGGGCCGCTGAAGCTGTTATGAGACAAGCTCAAAGTAACAAGATTTTTAAGATTGCCTAGTTCTGGAGGGATGGAATTGATGAAAtaattggaagaaaaatcaaGCTCAACTAATCGGCTGAGATTTCCAAGTGAAGACGGTAACTCACCTGCTAGATTATTTGAGGACAGGTTGAGGTATCTGAGTTGTGGGAGGATAGAAATTAGAGGCGGGATGCTGCCAGTGAGCTCATGGTTGGCCAGGTGGAGACGGACAAGGTTTGAGAAGCAAGAAAAGTTCATCTTTCCAAACTTATTTCCCACCTTGAGGAACTCTGGAGGTGGGGAAATCTGAATGATGCTTCCAGCCCGATCACAGACTATGCCAGTCCAGTTGCAACGATGTGAGGTGAGGTTGCTGTAGTCACTCCACCATCCACTCTCAAGCAAAGCCTTGCCTTCTGATGCTAGCAAGGCTGAGTCATCAAGTGCAGCCACAAGACCAGTACTTGATACAAAAATACAGGACAAGAAAAATGAGATGCTTAGAATTGCAAGAAGTTTTGGCTCATAATCAATGGACGCCATGTTTGTGTCTAATGCTTCCCTTCAATGATAAtgctaaatttattaatgaagtGCATGGCATTCCCATGGACTCGTTCCAAGTCAAGATCGTCTGGTCTTTCACGTGTACCTTTCTCGCGTTGTGATTAAGAAAAAGGCTTACAAATCACCAATAGTGGATTTTGGGAATTAAGAAGGCCAATCAGTTGATTCTATTCTCCCTGATTTTCATGGAAAGAGACCGAGTAgaaaaataatgctaatacATAGTAGTATTCTGATCAACGTACGTGTCattaatttttggatttgattCTTAGTCAATCTTGTAGATTTAAGTTGAAATAGTGAAAACATTATCAAACATGCATGCTCTTCGAGGCTCTTGTTCAGTTCAACATGAGATCAAAGTTGATATTTTCAGCAAGGAACCATGATCTCCTACAGTTATGTGCATgcgagacaaaaaaaaattgagacacGAATTTCATTGAAGGTCAAGATTTTGGATTCGAAAGCAAGCAAGAAAATGCAATCAtaaggtgtttgagagtgtttaataattattttttaaaatatttttttatttaaaaatatatcaaaataatatatttaaaaaaaattatttttcacatcaccacatcaaaacaattcaataacataaaaaaattaatttttacatttccactgcattcaaattttttattaaaaaaataatttaataaaaaaattaatttttttaaaaacacgattttaattgtattttcaaaagcctttaaattttaatttgtaaataatGTAAGTATACTTTTTGTTCTTAAACTTTTTTCCAGAGATAATCGTAGCTgcaatgtaatatttttaatttttatagattcTGTATATATTGAATTGGGAATTggattgcttcttcttcttcttttttacaatAACAGTAGATTGGTTAGGTTGGACTCAACTTGTAGGCTAGGACAAGCTGATTATTAGTCTATATTGACGTGCAAGATCAGTCGGGTGTGCGCGCGCGCGGGGCCTGAATAGTGACAATCTTGACTCAAACTACTTCAATGAAAGTTTGCCCATTGCATGCTCTTGGAAGCAACCGGATTATCTACTCTATTTATGAAACAAAGGCCCTACAAGACGTGGAATGAGTCCATGAAAAAGCCATGGACATAAAGCTTTCAAATTGCACATAATAGTAGGAACCGAACCATGGACATTATTTGAACTAAGATctaatgttttcaaattttccaTGTTCCCTATTTCATAAAGGATGGATCCGTTGATTTGATTGGAAGAAAGTTCAAGATATCTCAAATTGGTTAAACTGCCTACTCTGGAATGAATGGAACCACTGATATTATTTGAATCGGGATCTATGGCTTCCAAATTTGCCAAGTTCCATATTTCCAAAGGGATGGATCCGTTTATTTAATTGGAATAAGGCTTTAGATATCTCAAAATGGTTATACCAAGGTTTCAATCAGAATCTCGGCCTGTTCTAGAAATCCTAGCCGGAATGTTCCGCTTTTGTTTTGGCTGGAACATTCTGATTCCATTCCggtcaaatagttttttttttacttttaaaaaaaaactctctagtTTTACGATAccaattacattttttaatccGATTAATGGatcgaattaaaattttatgaggaGTCTCTTTGCATATTATTTCATCTTAAGTTAAATTTTTAGAGCATTGAGAGTTTAAAAAGATCTTACAAGACTgcagatgatatttttataattttgtttaaattcataattttgttcaaaaaggttattttattgtttttttttagattgaatgtttactaatttcaccattcaataatGGGTTTACTTGTAATTGAGATTCATatcttattttggtttgttttatttggggttatcatagtctcattaTCTAGGTCATGAATTTAAAAGGTTAACCTGAGTCGATTCAATATGTTctcgtctcaatattttttaagaaaaaatatatagtcttgaatttttttagtcaaactatatttttaccagtCGTTCAGACTGTCTTCTAAGTCATTTAGCTGATCAGGTCATATTGATTCAACTTCTATTTTTGTTACttctgttttaaaatttaaaaaacataatttcaagttagtttatctttaaatttgaattgaaactatgtttattgaattaatattttgaattatacaCACATAAATAGTAGAATCTCGAAATGGCATGTTGAAATGCTTTGAAAGCAAATCATGTCATTCCAATTGGAAAAACAAAACGTCAACCGGAATGGAATTGAAAACCTTGGGTTAAACTGTCTGCTGTGGTATGAATGGAACCACTGATATTGTTTGAACTGAGATCTAATGCTTTCAAATTTGCCAAGTTCCATATTTTCAAAGGGATGGATCTGTTGATTTGGTTATAAGAGAGATATAGAAATGCCAAGTTTCTTAAATTGTCTAATGAAAAAGGAATCGAACCAGTGATGTAGAGAAAGTCCATACAAATTCTTCGAATTCCCAATTTCTGAAGGGATCGAACCTGTAATCTTGAAAGACTGGTGTAGTTGTGGTGTAGAGAAAGTCCAAAACCGGTGTTTATTGTCTAGCTTACACTGTTAAGCAATTCACAGCACCAAAAATTAAGAACTGACGAAATGCAATGCCAACTGTCATGGTGAAGCAGCGTCAAATAAAATGGAACTTGAACAATGTGAGTTGATGGGTGAAAATGAGAGCATGAAATTTCACCACCATCGGTTTCTTGTACTTCTCAGTTTGTTTTTATTGGTCTCAACAATCTGTCACTCGAAAGAACAGGCATTCCATTTTTTATCACGAACAGTGGCATTTGAAAACTAAGAAGGCCAGGCAGTCAATCCATCCTTTCATGGAAAGAGACCGTGTAGAAAATAATTGCTCGCGTCTTGGAGACCATGTTTGCGTCTAATGCTTGCCTGCGAAATTTATGAATGAATTAAGTGCATGGCTTTTCATGGACTCATTCCACGTCTTGTAGGGCCTTTGTAGAGTAGATAATCCGGTTGCTTCCAAGAGCATGCAATGGGCAAACTTTCCTTGAAGTAGTTTGAGTCAAGATTGTCAGTATTGGGAGAGCAACCAGACATGGTTTAATGTCCTGGAAAAATATCAGCCACATTAGCATGTCTATGGTAATAAGAAGAAGGCCCATTTCTGTTTCTATAAGAAAACACAATTAATGTCAGTGTCGGTATGGGGTCCATTAACCCGATTATTTTGGAAGGACCGTCTCTCTTGGAATATTGATGATGCTCTTTTTAGTGACTTTCTT
Protein-coding sequences here:
- the LOC133692004 gene encoding MDIS1-interacting receptor like kinase 2-like, with translation MASIDYEPKLLAILSISFFLSCIFVSSTGLVAALDDSALLASEGKALLESGWWSDYSNLTSHRCNWTGIVCDRAGSIIQISPPPEFLKVGNKFGKMNFSCFSNLVRLHLANHELTGSIPPLISILPQLRYLNLSSNNLAGELPSSLGNLSRLVELDFSSNYFINSIPPELGNLKNLVTLSLSHNSFSGPIHSALCHLENLRHLFMDHNSLEGALPREIGNMKNLESLDVSYNTLNGPIPRTIGSLAKLRSLIFHDNEINGSIPLEIGNLTKLEDLDLCSNFLVGSIPSTLGLLSNLIFLHLSDNQIIGLISFSLRNLTSLTTLDLSQNQINGSILLEIQNLTNLKELILDSNNISGSIPRTLSLLSNLILLDLSYNQITNSIPFSLHNLTSLTTLDLSHNQINGSILLEIQNLTNLKELILDSNNISGSIPRTLGFLSNLILLDLSYNQITNSIPFSLRNLTSLTTLDLSHNQINGIIPLKIQNLINLEELHLSSNSISGLIPSTLDLLSNLILLDLSYNQITNSIPFSLRNLTSLTTLDLSHNQINRIIPLKIQNLKNLEELHLSSNSISDLIPSTLGLLSNLILLDLSYNQITGLIPSTLNLLSNLILLDLSYNQITGLIPFRLGNSLTKLVLSHNQINGSIPSSLKYCKNLAYLDLSFNNLSEEIPSELYDLYSLQYVNFSYNNLSGPVPLPLPPPFNFDFTCVHGQINNDFATFEATAFEGNKDLHPNFSYCSSFYDPPSKTYLLPSKDNRIIHSIKIFLPITTISLCLLCLGCYLSRCKATQPEPTSSKNGDLFSIWNYDGRIAYEDIIAATENFDLRYCIGTGGYGSVYRAQLPSGKLVALKKLHRREAEEPAFDKSFKNEVEVLTQIRHRSIVKLYGFCLHQRCMFLVYEYMEKGSLFCALRNDVGAVELKWMKRAHIIKDIAHALSYLHHECNPPIVHRDISSSNVLLNSESKSFVADFGVARLLDPDSSNHTVLAGTYGYIAPELAYTMVVTEKCDVYSFGVVALETLMGKHPGDILSSSAQAITLKEVLDPRLPPPTNEIVIQNICTIASLIFSCLHSTPKYRPSMKFVSQEFLSPKRLLGGLEISLLELRNLGLHTNVGEITVPR